In a genomic window of candidate division WOR-3 bacterium:
- the bamA gene encoding outer membrane protein assembly factor BamA, translated as MNSLFLTVLLLNQLSSADTDRIALLKITASTTRCDPALVIRTSGLGEQQIYTHSNFRSSLADAIRKIYDLGLFSQVTAETTRVADGIYLNFVVQEYPKLKYVEFEGYRRIKKKDLQAKIKTKTGEILSAKKVFDWQQELLKLYKQKGFLLVNIQSIQSRPNSSGEVILTFQIDEGEPVKIRNIEIYGNEHFTDPQIEIKLVNRQKTWYRKGTLKEEELPRDLERIVDFYKQQGFIDARIIDYDVKFDRGWVDINIYLTEGKRYYFGAVKITGNTIVDSARLYSLIRYHSGSVYNIKLAQATLAEIYNIYAEKGYIYAQIIPIEKINADTVYINYDIKEGAPATIRLVKIEGNQQTRDKVIRREISSLPGYVFKRSEIMRSQRDIFNLGFFDDVAIDYRQVDTAGTIDLIYKVKEKSFFGTIGAGITYSAQDKLAGYVELQQPNLLGRGWRSSLRLEKGGKKTDFQLSFTEPWLFDTPVSAGFDISYLTRDYNYYSKQIMSGGISFSRPLPLDYSRIYFLLRLSDGYVPPASISSGYKPSKTFNIYRDTVHKTSFLPSITLTRDSRDYIFNPLTGSVATYSLDLSFWDIHFHRHTIDLTQYLPLFWKFGIKGRARLGYISGFSTRDTIPLSERFYPGGTGVDGIRGYGESSIGPYDAGFPIGGTMLNIFSFEYRLRLNPQVTFLAFFDAGNTWNQPEQFSFSDLKRGAGLGVRLEIPMLGLIGFDLGYGFDKPQPGWEPHFQLGTTF; from the coding sequence ATGAATTCATTATTTCTAACTGTTCTTCTTTTGAATCAACTGTCGAGTGCTGACACGGACCGGATCGCACTCCTGAAAATAACCGCTTCTACCACCCGGTGCGACCCGGCTTTGGTTATACGCACCTCCGGTCTTGGCGAACAACAGATTTATACTCATAGCAACTTCCGCTCTTCCTTGGCGGATGCCATTCGAAAAATCTATGATCTCGGATTATTTTCTCAAGTAACAGCCGAAACCACAAGAGTTGCAGATGGTATTTATCTTAATTTCGTAGTTCAAGAATATCCTAAACTCAAATATGTTGAATTTGAAGGTTATCGGCGCATCAAAAAAAAGGACCTCCAAGCAAAGATAAAAACAAAGACCGGCGAAATTCTTTCGGCAAAAAAAGTATTTGACTGGCAACAAGAGCTGTTGAAACTTTATAAACAGAAAGGGTTTTTGCTGGTTAATATCCAATCAATTCAGAGCAGACCGAATAGTTCTGGTGAGGTCATTCTGACTTTTCAGATCGACGAGGGCGAACCGGTGAAAATTCGTAATATTGAAATATATGGTAATGAACACTTTACTGACCCCCAGATTGAAATTAAACTGGTCAATCGCCAGAAAACCTGGTATCGCAAAGGAACTCTTAAAGAGGAAGAACTTCCCAGAGACCTGGAGCGGATTGTTGACTTCTATAAACAACAAGGATTCATCGATGCCCGAATAATTGATTATGATGTGAAATTCGACCGAGGTTGGGTGGATATTAATATCTATCTAACCGAAGGAAAACGATATTACTTCGGGGCAGTCAAGATTACCGGCAATACGATTGTTGATTCAGCTCGTCTTTACTCACTGATTCGCTACCATTCCGGCTCTGTATATAATATCAAACTAGCTCAGGCAACACTTGCTGAAATTTACAATATTTATGCTGAAAAAGGTTATATATATGCCCAAATCATCCCGATTGAAAAGATTAACGCCGATACCGTATATATCAATTACGATATCAAAGAAGGAGCCCCGGCAACGATTAGACTTGTGAAAATCGAAGGTAACCAACAAACCCGGGATAAAGTTATCCGGCGTGAAATATCCTCCCTGCCTGGATATGTTTTCAAACGCTCCGAAATTATGCGCAGTCAGAGAGATATCTTCAATCTGGGTTTCTTCGATGATGTCGCCATTGACTATCGGCAGGTAGATACAGCCGGCACAATTGATTTGATTTATAAAGTTAAAGAGAAGAGTTTCTTTGGAACTATTGGCGCTGGAATAACATATTCGGCACAGGATAAACTTGCTGGTTATGTAGAACTCCAACAGCCCAACCTTCTCGGCAGAGGCTGGCGTTCATCTCTGAGATTAGAAAAGGGTGGTAAAAAGACTGACTTCCAATTAAGTTTTACAGAACCCTGGCTATTTGACACTCCAGTATCTGCTGGTTTTGATATCTCCTATCTGACAAGAGATTACAACTATTATAGTAAACAGATTATGAGCGGAGGTATTTCCTTCTCTCGTCCCCTGCCACTTGATTATTCACGAATTTATTTCTTATTGCGCCTCAGCGACGGGTATGTCCCACCAGCATCAATAAGCAGTGGATACAAGCCCTCGAAAACATTCAACATCTATCGCGATACTGTTCATAAAACTTCATTTCTTCCATCTATTACGCTCACCCGGGACTCACGCGATTACATCTTCAATCCATTAACTGGGTCTGTAGCCACTTATTCACTTGATCTTTCCTTCTGGGATATTCATTTTCACCGTCACACAATTGATCTGACGCAGTACTTGCCGCTCTTTTGGAAATTCGGTATTAAAGGTAGAGCCCGATTGGGCTATATTTCAGGATTTAGCACTCGTGATACTATTCCGCTTTCTGAACGGTTTTACCCCGGAGGAACCGGAGTCGACGGCATCCGGGGATATGGAGAAAGCTCAATCGGGCCTTACGATGCCGGATTCCCGATCGGTGGTACTATGCTGAACATATTTTCCTTTGAGTATCGTTTGCGCCTCAATCCGCAGGTTACCTTTCTTGCTTTCTTTGACGCTGGAAACACTTGGAATCAACCTGAACAGTTCAGCTTTTCCGACCTTAAACGGGGCGCCGGATTAGGGGTTCGGCTCGAAATCCCAATGCTTGGACTGATCGGTTTCGACTTGGGATACGGATTCGATAAACCTCAACCCGGCTGGGAACCTCATTTTCAGTTAGGAACCACGTTTTAA